One Tolypothrix bouteillei VB521301 DNA window includes the following coding sequences:
- the psbA gene encoding photosystem II q(b) protein: MTTTVQRRESGNVWERFCEWITSTENRLYVGWFGVLMIPTLLSATICFIIAFIAAPPVDIDGIREPVAGSLIYGNNIISGAVVPSSNAIGLHFYPIWEAASLDEWLYNGGPYQLVIFHFLLGCFCYLGRQWELSYRLGMRPWICVAYSAPLASATAVFLIYPIGQGSFSDGMPLGISGTFNFMLVFQAEHNILMHPFHQLGVAGVFGGSLFSAMHGSLVTSSLVRETTETESQNYGYKFGQEEETYNIVAAHGYFGRLIFQYASFNNSRSLHFFLAAWPVVGIWFTALGISTMAFNLNGFNFNQSVIDSQGRAIGTWADILNRANLGMEVMHERNAHNFPLDLAAGEVAPVAISAPAING; the protein is encoded by the coding sequence ATGACCACAACTGTACAACGTCGCGAAAGCGGAAACGTATGGGAACGGTTCTGTGAATGGATCACCTCCACCGAAAACCGCCTTTATGTCGGCTGGTTCGGTGTACTGATGATCCCCACACTGCTTTCCGCAACCATTTGCTTCATCATCGCATTCATCGCTGCTCCTCCTGTAGACATTGATGGTATCCGCGAGCCCGTTGCAGGTTCTTTGATCTATGGCAACAACATCATCTCCGGTGCGGTTGTTCCTTCTTCTAACGCAATTGGTCTTCACTTCTACCCCATCTGGGAAGCAGCTTCCTTAGATGAGTGGCTCTACAACGGTGGTCCATACCAGTTGGTGATTTTCCACTTCTTGCTCGGTTGCTTCTGCTACTTGGGCCGTCAGTGGGAATTATCCTACCGCTTGGGTATGCGTCCTTGGATCTGCGTAGCGTACTCTGCTCCTTTGGCTTCCGCAACCGCAGTGTTCTTGATCTACCCCATCGGTCAAGGTTCTTTCTCCGATGGTATGCCTTTGGGAATCAGTGGAACCTTCAACTTCATGTTGGTGTTCCAAGCAGAGCACAACATCCTCATGCACCCCTTCCACCAGTTAGGTGTAGCAGGTGTATTCGGTGGTTCCTTGTTCAGTGCAATGCACGGTTCCTTGGTCACCTCTTCCTTGGTACGTGAAACAACCGAAACCGAGTCACAGAACTACGGTTACAAGTTCGGACAAGAGGAAGAAACCTACAACATCGTCGCAGCACACGGCTACTTCGGTCGCTTGATCTTCCAATACGCATCCTTCAACAACTCCCGTTCATTGCACTTCTTCTTGGCAGCATGGCCAGTGGTAGGCATCTGGTTCACCGCATTGGGCATCAGCACCATGGCGTTCAACCTTAACGGTTTCAACTTCAACCAGTCCGTAATCGACTCACAAGGTCGCGCTATCGGAACCTGGGCAGACATCCTCAACCGCGCTAACCTCGGTATGGAAGTCATGCACGAGCGCAACGCTCACAACTTCCCTCTCGATTTGGCTGCTGGCGAAGTTGCACCTGTTGCTATCAGTGCTCCTGCTATCAACGGTTAA
- the rplS gene encoding 50S ribosomal protein L19, with protein sequence MNAQQIIRSIEAEQLKSNLPQIFVGDTVRVGVKIKEGDKYRVQPYEGVVISIRNGGINETITVRRVFQGVGVERVFLVHSPRIDNIKVLRRGKVRRAKLYYLRNRVGKATRIKQRFDRPL encoded by the coding sequence ATGAACGCTCAGCAGATCATCCGCTCTATAGAAGCGGAGCAGCTTAAATCTAATTTGCCCCAAATATTTGTGGGTGACACAGTCAGAGTCGGAGTTAAAATTAAGGAAGGCGACAAGTATCGCGTCCAGCCCTATGAGGGAGTTGTTATTTCCATACGGAATGGTGGGATTAACGAAACTATTACAGTTCGTCGCGTATTCCAGGGTGTAGGCGTCGAACGAGTATTTTTAGTCCATTCCCCACGGATAGACAACATCAAAGTACTGCGTCGTGGGAAAGTTAGGCGTGCTAAGCTTTACTATCTACGCAATCGTGTAGGTAAAGCGACCCGGATCAAGCAACGCTTCGATCGCCCTCTGTAA
- a CDS encoding DUF1574 family protein, whose translation MKKLLPVSQQSLLQWVSQATGISTFGVKIRLRGNDLHILCEGPECPQKWQTLSDLLTALQQTDLDVLTSAEQPAIYQVLVYGRRKGEKKPEWCHRVHLNQLDRHLEQVHQSLLQDAEKCGLKTPAFNLGGALIVSNESLARQGHPDAIARYLSETMSAFGVSVEVKVIEQKVTGQTEQKESRLWIFCESSYSPDPSLIGEPIAQKLRHLKLSGYKDAVIASRVSGEPALDWLLRVDLTPSEVMLREWARWGDIQAISMLLNEILAELKVAVKATLKETTLHIFCTPAFDPLGTAAIPEQALCLEKIKPLLQEIAPQGIVAAAIYGRKTAADNKPVWVDWSTLPANENPNFAASALELATAGDEPALIFLLERLLNPNLDLRLKTGGLRVLLRRKEDLLHVMCDAPVCPARKQVASKIAQFVRQLKIPDLVGIRIYGRRAGNKEPFWNYGVDFEERQRLVPEATPEFAATSAYIGELLPATDSEPVLRPDLTPEEVHTFVAEVARDWSTSVRKFLIKTHLFADKDQFSEESIDSQGIRVALVWGALGLILTLQSDWVLGRIIARNIQPTPTVASVAPARSKVSKNSGNEQGESSIFFTNTSKEKPSRKNDGFNSSGFIQPNNDDQDTSPENTPIKQRANATAILLAARSQMPSFNARQLDEQLVLYKHRLQKRGSPPDVLIIGSSRALRGIDPEALSRALKNEGYSGVDVFNFGINGATAQVVDFILRQVLERSQLPKLILWADGSRAFNSGREDITFNTIAASPGYQQVLEKAHTKNGDNKMTELQETTKVVKKDSSLGYKAVDEWLNQGMGNFSASYQKRDRLKQLLSQQLNSLAVLNPNTVSNSTNFERGESTEENLQQAVDFDGFLPLSIRFQPDKYYSKHPKVLGSYDNDYKSFRLQGEQETALRSVLEFTEAHNISLVFVNMPLTAEYLDSMRLKYEKEFQNYMLSLAERPNFIYRDLSQLWPKANNFFSDPSHLNRYGAYEVSKKLAKDAMIPWPTQ comes from the coding sequence ATGAAAAAACTCTTACCAGTTAGCCAGCAATCCTTATTGCAATGGGTTAGCCAAGCAACAGGGATTAGCACTTTCGGGGTAAAAATCCGATTGCGAGGAAATGACCTGCACATTCTCTGTGAAGGTCCAGAATGCCCTCAAAAGTGGCAAACTCTGTCTGACTTGCTAACAGCACTACAGCAAACAGATTTGGACGTCCTGACAAGTGCAGAGCAACCCGCTATTTACCAAGTTCTCGTCTACGGGCGTAGAAAAGGGGAAAAAAAACCCGAATGGTGTCACAGGGTACATCTCAACCAATTGGACCGGCATCTCGAACAGGTGCATCAATCGCTGTTACAAGACGCTGAAAAATGCGGTCTTAAAACACCAGCATTCAATCTAGGTGGAGCGCTGATTGTTTCTAACGAAAGTTTGGCACGCCAAGGACATCCAGATGCCATTGCGCGTTACCTGAGTGAAACCATGAGTGCTTTTGGGGTGTCCGTAGAGGTTAAGGTAATTGAGCAGAAGGTAACGGGACAAACCGAGCAGAAAGAAAGCCGCTTGTGGATATTCTGCGAGTCGAGTTACAGCCCCGATCCCTCTTTAATTGGCGAACCAATAGCCCAGAAATTAAGGCATCTAAAGCTTTCTGGCTACAAAGATGCTGTGATTGCCTCGCGAGTTAGTGGTGAACCTGCCTTAGATTGGCTGTTACGGGTAGATTTAACCCCATCAGAGGTGATGCTGCGAGAATGGGCGCGTTGGGGGGATATACAGGCAATTTCGATGCTGCTCAATGAGATTTTGGCAGAGTTAAAAGTTGCTGTAAAAGCTACTCTCAAAGAAACGACGTTGCATATTTTCTGCACCCCAGCTTTCGACCCGTTAGGCACTGCTGCCATACCAGAACAGGCATTGTGCTTGGAAAAAATCAAACCTCTTTTGCAAGAAATAGCCCCTCAAGGTATTGTGGCGGCTGCTATATACGGACGCAAAACAGCCGCAGATAACAAACCTGTTTGGGTCGATTGGTCTACTTTACCCGCTAATGAGAATCCAAATTTTGCAGCATCAGCTTTAGAGTTGGCAACTGCAGGAGATGAACCCGCGCTTATCTTCTTACTCGAGCGTCTGCTAAATCCTAACTTAGATTTGCGTCTTAAAACGGGTGGTCTCCGGGTACTCCTGCGGCGTAAAGAAGATTTGTTACACGTTATGTGCGATGCTCCCGTTTGTCCCGCACGCAAACAAGTCGCAAGTAAAATTGCTCAATTTGTGCGTCAGCTAAAAATTCCCGATCTTGTAGGAATACGGATTTACGGTCGTCGGGCTGGCAACAAGGAACCTTTCTGGAACTATGGTGTTGATTTTGAGGAACGCCAACGCCTAGTACCGGAAGCAACTCCAGAATTTGCTGCGACTTCGGCGTATATTGGCGAACTGCTTCCGGCTACAGATAGCGAACCAGTTCTGCGCCCCGATTTAACACCAGAGGAAGTTCACACTTTTGTTGCAGAAGTCGCACGCGACTGGAGTACTTCTGTCAGAAAGTTCCTCATTAAAACACATTTATTTGCTGACAAAGACCAGTTTTCAGAAGAATCAATCGATTCCCAAGGAATCCGGGTGGCTTTAGTTTGGGGAGCACTTGGCTTAATTCTGACATTACAATCTGATTGGGTATTGGGTAGAATTATTGCTCGCAACATACAACCAACCCCGACAGTTGCAAGTGTTGCACCTGCTAGATCTAAGGTTTCCAAGAACAGTGGTAACGAGCAGGGTGAGAGTTCAATTTTTTTTACCAACACTTCTAAAGAAAAGCCTTCGCGTAAAAATGACGGTTTTAATTCGTCGGGCTTTATTCAACCGAATAACGATGACCAAGACACAAGCCCAGAAAATACACCTATCAAACAAAGGGCAAATGCAACTGCTATTCTTTTGGCAGCACGCTCGCAAATGCCCAGTTTTAATGCCCGTCAGTTGGACGAACAACTCGTACTTTACAAACATCGTTTGCAAAAAAGAGGTAGCCCACCTGATGTGTTGATTATTGGCTCTTCCCGTGCTCTTAGGGGGATAGATCCAGAAGCTCTTTCTCGAGCTTTAAAGAACGAAGGTTACTCGGGCGTTGATGTGTTCAATTTTGGGATTAATGGTGCTACGGCACAAGTTGTTGATTTTATCCTTCGTCAAGTTCTCGAGCGATCGCAACTGCCAAAGCTGATTCTTTGGGCTGATGGTTCCCGTGCTTTTAACAGCGGTCGGGAAGATATAACTTTTAACACAATTGCAGCATCCCCCGGTTACCAGCAAGTGTTAGAAAAAGCACATACCAAGAATGGTGACAATAAAATGACCGAGCTGCAAGAAACAACAAAGGTAGTTAAAAAAGACAGTAGTCTTGGCTACAAAGCTGTTGATGAGTGGCTCAATCAAGGAATGGGCAATTTCTCTGCGAGCTATCAAAAACGAGATCGGCTCAAACAACTCTTAAGCCAACAACTCAACTCTTTAGCAGTATTAAACCCCAATACAGTATCAAATAGCACTAATTTTGAACGGGGGGAATCTACGGAAGAGAATTTACAGCAAGCAGTTGATTTTGATGGCTTCTTACCTTTGTCCATCCGCTTTCAACCTGACAAATATTACAGCAAACACCCAAAAGTTCTTGGGAGTTATGACAACGACTACAAATCTTTCAGACTTCAAGGAGAACAAGAGACAGCTTTGCGATCGGTACTTGAATTCACCGAGGCTCATAACATTTCCCTAGTATTTGTGAATATGCCTCTGACTGCTGAGTATTTGGACTCCATGCGATTGAAATATGAGAAAGAGTTTCAAAACTATATGTTGAGCTTAGCCGAACGCCCAAACTTCATTTACCGAGATTTAAGCCAACTTTGGCCCAAAGCCAATAATTTCTTTTCTGACCCGAGCCATCTCAACCGTTATGGCGCGTATGAAGTCTCGAAAAAGCTAGCCAAAGACGCAATGATTCCTTGGCCAACTCAGTGA
- the rplA gene encoding 50S ribosomal protein L1, whose protein sequence is MAKKVSRRLQALLEKVEDKDYQPLDALALLKETATAKFSEAAEAHIRLGIDPKYTDQQLRTTVVLPKGTGQTVRVAVIARGEKVTEASNAGADVVGSEELIDEIQKGRMDFDKLIATPDIMPQVAKLGKLLGPRGLMPSPKGGTVTFDIASAIGEFKAGKLEFRADRTGIVHVMFGKASFTPEDLLVNLKALQETIDRNRPSGAKGRYWRTMYVSATMGPSIKVDVNALRDLKQAEGV, encoded by the coding sequence ATGGCGAAAAAAGTATCGCGCCGCTTGCAGGCGCTTCTAGAAAAAGTAGAAGACAAAGATTATCAGCCCTTAGACGCATTAGCGCTGCTGAAAGAAACAGCTACAGCAAAGTTTTCGGAAGCAGCAGAAGCACACATCAGATTGGGCATTGACCCCAAATACACCGACCAACAACTGCGGACAACTGTGGTATTGCCCAAAGGAACAGGGCAAACAGTGCGGGTAGCGGTGATTGCCAGAGGTGAAAAAGTTACAGAAGCCAGCAATGCAGGCGCTGACGTTGTCGGTTCGGAAGAACTGATTGACGAAATTCAAAAAGGCAGAATGGACTTTGACAAGCTAATAGCGACACCTGATATAATGCCACAGGTAGCAAAGCTAGGTAAGTTACTCGGTCCTCGCGGTTTGATGCCATCCCCCAAAGGTGGAACAGTTACATTTGACATCGCAAGTGCGATCGGGGAATTTAAAGCAGGTAAACTAGAATTCCGAGCTGACCGTACTGGTATCGTCCATGTTATGTTTGGTAAGGCATCCTTCACACCAGAAGATTTACTGGTAAACTTGAAAGCGTTGCAAGAAACCATCGATCGCAACCGTCCTTCAGGAGCAAAAGGTCGTTACTGGCGAACAATGTACGTATCCGCTACAATGGGACCTTCTATTAAAGTCGATGTCAACGCCCTACGGGATTTGAAACAGGCTGAAGGTGTATAA
- the rplL gene encoding 50S ribosomal protein L7/L12 produces MSAVTDEILEKLKSLTLLEASELVKQIEEAFGVSAAAPAGGMMMMAAPGTGAATAEAVEEKTEFDVILEAVPADKKIAVLKVVRELTGLGLKEAKDLVESAPKPVKEAIAKDAAEAAKKQIEEAGGKVTVK; encoded by the coding sequence ATGTCCGCAGTAACTGATGAAATTTTGGAGAAATTGAAATCACTCACTTTGCTGGAAGCATCTGAGTTAGTCAAGCAAATTGAAGAAGCCTTTGGCGTAAGTGCTGCTGCACCCGCAGGTGGAATGATGATGATGGCTGCACCCGGTACTGGTGCTGCGACTGCTGAAGCAGTAGAAGAGAAGACCGAGTTTGACGTTATTCTGGAAGCAGTTCCTGCTGATAAGAAGATTGCCGTACTTAAAGTTGTACGTGAATTGACCGGTTTGGGTCTGAAAGAAGCAAAAGACTTGGTAGAATCTGCGCCTAAGCCAGTTAAGGAAGCGATCGCTAAAGATGCTGCTGAAGCTGCTAAGAAGCAAATCGAAGAAGCTGGCGGTAAGGTTACTGTTAAGTAA
- the rplJ gene encoding 50S ribosomal protein L10, giving the protein MPRSIEDKHAIVADLKETLSESQLAIVIDYQGLTVSEITDLRRRLRPAGTVCKVTKNTLMGIAIKDQEKWQPLEELLKGSSAFLLVKEDFSAAIKAYQDFQKATKKTEVRGGVMEGRLLKEPDIKALGDLPSKEQLMAQIAGAINGLATKIAVGINEVPGSLARALQAVADKEKGDGETESAS; this is encoded by the coding sequence ATGCCAAGATCCATAGAAGACAAACACGCTATAGTAGCAGATCTCAAAGAAACTTTGAGTGAGTCGCAACTAGCAATAGTCATTGACTATCAAGGGTTAACAGTTTCAGAAATTACAGACTTACGGAGACGCTTGCGTCCTGCGGGAACTGTCTGTAAGGTAACCAAAAACACTCTCATGGGTATTGCCATTAAAGACCAAGAAAAATGGCAACCACTAGAAGAACTGCTCAAAGGTTCTTCTGCCTTTTTGTTAGTTAAAGAGGATTTCTCTGCAGCAATTAAGGCGTACCAAGATTTCCAGAAAGCCACCAAGAAAACAGAAGTTCGTGGCGGCGTCATGGAAGGTCGCTTGTTGAAAGAGCCTGATATCAAAGCTTTGGGAGATTTGCCATCCAAAGAGCAACTCATGGCACAAATTGCTGGAGCCATCAATGGTTTGGCTACCAAGATTGCTGTTGGCATCAACGAAGTTCCAGGTTCTCTCGCTCGTGCTTTACAAGCTGTCGCTGATAAAGAAAAAGGCGACGGTGAAACTGAAAGTGCTTCTTAG
- the rplK gene encoding 50S ribosomal protein L11 → MAKKVVAVIKLALNAGKANPAPPVGPALGQHGVNIMMFCKEYNAKTAEQVGTVIPVEISVYEDRSFTFVLKTPPASVLITKAAKIERGSSEPNKKKVGSITKEQLRQIAQTKLPDLNANDIDAAMKIIEGTAKNMGVTVKD, encoded by the coding sequence ATGGCGAAAAAAGTAGTTGCGGTCATTAAGTTGGCCCTAAATGCTGGGAAAGCCAACCCAGCACCGCCAGTTGGTCCTGCATTGGGTCAGCATGGCGTGAACATTATGATGTTTTGTAAGGAGTACAACGCCAAGACGGCAGAGCAAGTTGGAACGGTCATTCCGGTAGAAATTTCGGTATATGAAGACCGGAGTTTTACCTTCGTTCTCAAGACTCCGCCGGCTTCGGTACTTATTACTAAAGCAGCAAAAATTGAAAGAGGCTCCAGCGAACCAAATAAAAAGAAAGTTGGTTCCATTACAAAAGAACAATTGCGTCAAATTGCCCAAACAAAATTGCCCGACCTCAACGCCAACGATATCGACGCGGCGATGAAAATTATCGAAGGCACTGCCAAAAATATGGGCGTAACAGTCAAAGATTAG
- the nusG gene encoding transcription termination/antitermination protein NusG, protein MTYATDGERDATLQSDDTADSALGASKEARWYAVQVASGCEKRVKTNLEQRIQTFDVADKIVQVEIPHTPAVKIRKDGSRQHTEEKVFPGYVLVRMLMDDDTWQVVRNTSHVINFVGAEQKRGSGKGRGHVKPVPLSHTEVERIFKQTSEQEAVVKIDMAAGDKIKVLSGPFKDFEGEVIEVSPERSKLKALLSIFGRDTPVELEFNQVEKQS, encoded by the coding sequence ATGACTTATGCAACAGACGGTGAGCGTGATGCAACGCTACAGTCAGACGATACCGCAGATTCAGCGCTAGGCGCTTCCAAAGAAGCTCGCTGGTATGCAGTTCAAGTCGCTTCTGGTTGCGAGAAGCGAGTCAAGACAAATTTAGAGCAGCGCATTCAAACCTTTGATGTAGCTGATAAAATTGTTCAGGTGGAAATCCCACATACACCAGCAGTCAAAATCCGCAAGGATGGTTCTCGCCAGCATACAGAGGAAAAAGTATTTCCCGGTTATGTCCTTGTCAGAATGCTGATGGATGATGACACTTGGCAGGTAGTACGCAACACATCTCACGTGATTAATTTCGTGGGAGCAGAGCAAAAGCGTGGAAGTGGCAAAGGTCGCGGTCACGTAAAGCCTGTACCATTGAGCCATACAGAAGTCGAAAGAATCTTCAAGCAGACCAGCGAGCAGGAAGCAGTTGTCAAAATTGACATGGCTGCAGGTGATAAGATAAAAGTGCTTTCGGGTCCGTTTAAAGACTTTGAAGGTGAGGTGATTGAAGTCAGTCCTGAACGGAGTAAGCTTAAAGCTCTGCTTTCGATTTTTGGGCGGGATACACCAGTAGAATTGGAATTTAATCAGGTAGAGAAACAGAGCTAA
- a CDS encoding glycosyltransferase family 2 protein, whose protein sequence is MKFSVVITTYNRLTLLQRAINSVLNQTFPCELVVADDCSLDGTQDYMKSLSAELSCHDNLPRLVYHRNEVNQGHAATVNAGVKASSGDWIKFLDDDDYLSPNCLEEMVRAIALRKSAVICSCIAAQVDINGVEKSRTPVVGPGLAYYVPQTDIHYGMLLELIPFGTPVQVACNREAFLQTGGWDVKLTSCDDIDSWIRIAQHGDAIFLNQCLAYRTVWTGGYDQKISLKVRLDTNILMKEKIHALVDEKYRQDILPLQDIKSYLKLHWTIVALKSRNLNSFINIFDPCILSYHAWRLLLDALLVRRLKKYNSSIRKLVLIKI, encoded by the coding sequence ATGAAATTCAGCGTCGTTATTACGACCTACAACCGTTTAACGTTGTTGCAACGAGCGATTAACTCCGTACTCAACCAGACGTTCCCATGCGAGCTGGTTGTTGCTGATGACTGTTCGCTAGATGGCACCCAAGATTATATGAAAAGCTTAAGCGCTGAACTGTCATGCCATGACAATTTACCACGCCTTGTTTATCATCGCAATGAGGTCAATCAAGGTCATGCAGCAACAGTCAACGCTGGAGTCAAAGCCAGCAGTGGAGACTGGATTAAGTTTTTGGATGATGACGATTACTTAAGTCCCAACTGTTTGGAAGAAATGGTCAGGGCGATCGCACTGCGAAAAAGCGCAGTCATCTGCTCTTGCATTGCGGCTCAGGTAGATATAAACGGAGTTGAAAAGAGCCGCACGCCTGTTGTCGGTCCGGGGCTAGCCTACTACGTCCCGCAAACAGACATTCATTACGGCATGTTGCTAGAACTTATACCTTTTGGTACACCCGTTCAAGTTGCTTGCAACCGTGAGGCTTTCCTACAAACTGGAGGGTGGGATGTCAAATTAACGAGTTGTGATGATATTGATTCTTGGATTCGCATTGCCCAACATGGGGATGCTATTTTTCTCAATCAATGTCTTGCTTATCGTACTGTCTGGACTGGAGGTTACGATCAAAAAATTTCCCTCAAAGTTAGGTTAGACACAAATATTTTAATGAAGGAAAAAATTCATGCTTTAGTCGATGAAAAATACCGTCAAGATATTTTGCCTCTTCAAGATATCAAAAGTTACTTAAAACTACACTGGACTATAGTTGCTCTTAAAAGTAGAAATCTTAACAGTTTTATTAATATTTTCGACCCCTGTATTCTTTCGTACCATGCTTGGCGTTTGTTGTTAGACGCTCTTCTAGTAAGGCGATTGAAGAAGTACAATTCTTCCATTCGCAAACTAGTCTTAATAAAGATTTAG
- the secE gene encoding preprotein translocase subunit SecE — translation MAKKNEAEIAETTNSLGLPSFFQGLKEEFDKVVWPSRQQLVSESAAVLLMMALSASLIFLVDKFFTWAAQQVF, via the coding sequence GTGGCCAAAAAAAATGAAGCAGAAATAGCGGAAACAACCAACTCTTTAGGACTTCCGAGCTTCTTCCAAGGACTCAAGGAAGAATTTGATAAGGTGGTTTGGCCTAGTCGGCAGCAGCTCGTGAGCGAATCAGCCGCTGTTTTGTTAATGATGGCACTGTCCGCATCCCTAATATTTCTAGTAGATAAATTTTTTACTTGGGCAGCACAACAGGTGTTCTGA
- a CDS encoding MBOAT family O-acyltransferase, which translates to MNLVSILYGLFLLSVLGIYWSVGQQKLRLWTLLIASVVFYASLGEGNPSTTVLPAQVQYIPLLFALIYINFRLGREIGENTAPGQHNLDWQLSNEDWRFAQVDWNRRRLNLLWFGIALNVLLLLGFKYLQPSLNFLFHNSATTNSTADSFKLIAPLGISFFTFECIAYLVDVYRGAPATKDFLKFTVYKFFFAKLISGPITRFHTLNNQLQNLRFPSPDLVAEGLWLIARGAAKKRILADHLGIFVDVCFGNLPRAGSLDLWLATLAYGLQLYLDFSGYVDIARGSAMLFGLVLPENFKSPYFSTSIADFWRRWHMTLGDWLRNYLYFPLGGSRQGLDRTCVNLLIIMLIAGIWHGAALGFVVWGLFHGLALVVHRLTDAISDRNEDLENFWHKPLGTFLAWLLTQLMVFTSWIWFRLPNLNDSSFVFQHLFGYPADSQFAQKVYVEVLNISQFQLMVLLGVLVTLMTVVYAFKQTLKLQFNWPLKLVFVPLCLYGVWLLAPDGSLPYIYFDF; encoded by the coding sequence ATGAATTTAGTATCTATTTTATACGGGCTATTTTTGCTTAGTGTACTGGGAATCTATTGGTCTGTAGGGCAACAAAAGTTACGATTGTGGACTTTACTCATTGCTAGTGTTGTCTTTTATGCTTCTTTGGGAGAAGGCAATCCCAGCACAACAGTGTTACCCGCACAAGTTCAGTACATTCCTTTATTATTTGCATTAATTTATATTAACTTTCGTTTGGGACGCGAAATTGGTGAAAATACAGCCCCCGGACAACATAATTTGGATTGGCAACTCTCTAATGAAGATTGGCGTTTTGCCCAAGTGGATTGGAACCGCCGTCGTTTAAATCTTTTATGGTTTGGGATAGCTTTAAATGTTTTGCTACTACTTGGCTTTAAGTATTTACAACCTAGCTTAAATTTCTTATTTCATAACTCTGCAACAACAAATTCTACTGCTGACTCTTTTAAATTAATTGCTCCTTTAGGAATTTCTTTTTTCACCTTTGAATGTATTGCTTATTTAGTTGATGTCTATCGTGGTGCGCCTGCTACGAAGGATTTTCTAAAATTTACAGTTTATAAATTTTTCTTTGCAAAACTCATTTCCGGGCCAATTACCCGCTTTCATACTTTAAACAACCAACTTCAAAATCTCCGCTTTCCAAGCCCAGATTTGGTTGCAGAAGGATTGTGGCTTATTGCTAGAGGTGCTGCAAAAAAACGCATCTTAGCAGATCACCTGGGAATTTTTGTTGATGTCTGTTTTGGTAATTTACCTCGGGCAGGTAGCTTGGATTTATGGTTGGCTACATTGGCTTACGGCTTACAACTGTACTTAGATTTCAGCGGCTATGTTGATATCGCCCGTGGTAGTGCGATGCTGTTTGGTTTGGTTTTACCAGAAAATTTTAAATCCCCCTATTTCAGTACTAGCATTGCTGATTTTTGGCGGCGGTGGCACATGACTTTGGGAGACTGGCTGAGAAATTATCTGTACTTCCCTTTGGGAGGTTCGCGTCAGGGCTTGGATCGGACTTGTGTCAATCTACTGATTATCATGTTAATTGCTGGCATTTGGCATGGAGCAGCATTAGGTTTCGTTGTTTGGGGTTTATTTCACGGGTTAGCCTTGGTTGTTCACCGTCTAACAGATGCAATTAGCGATCGCAATGAGGATTTGGAAAACTTTTGGCACAAACCACTCGGTACATTTTTGGCTTGGCTGCTCACCCAACTGATGGTTTTCACATCATGGATTTGGTTCCGCTTGCCGAATTTAAATGATTCCTCTTTCGTCTTCCAGCATCTTTTCGGTTATCCAGCTGATAGCCAATTTGCTCAAAAGGTATACGTAGAAGTCCTCAACATCAGTCAGTTCCAACTGATGGTTCTGCTGGGTGTTTTAGTTACCCTCATGACTGTGGTCTATGCTTTCAAGCAAACTTTGAAGTTACAGTTCAACTGGCCTCTCAAGCTTGTATTTGTCCCTTTATGCCTGTATGGAGTTTGGCTGCTTGCCCCAGATGGCAGCTTACCTTACATTTACTTTGATTTTTAA